The genomic segment TCGCAGCCGTATTCGCCCTATAACAATAGCGTTTTCGGTCCGGCCGGGATTAAGGTCTCAGGTCCTGCCGATTTGGCAGGCAAGACCATCGGCGTGGCGCGGGGCACTTTCCAGGATAGCCAGCTTACCGATACCGCACCGGCGAGCGCCACCATCAAACGCTATGAAGATAACAACGGCATGATCTCCGCATATTTGGCTGGGCAGGTGCAACTGGTCGGCACCGGCGATTTCGTCGCTGTAGCGCTGGCGGGAAAGGCGGCCGGCAACAAGCCGCAAATGAAATACATCATCCAGGAATCAGCCTGCTATGTGGGTTTGTTGAAGGAAGAACCGGCGTTGATGGCGAGCGTCAACGCCGCGCTGACGCAAGCGAAGAAAGATAATGCGCTGAATGGCATCGTGCAAAAATGGCTGAATGTGCCGTTGCCCGGAAAGCTGGCGAAACAGCTTGAATGAACTGCCTTTAGTGATTTTCCAATAGTAGAACGCCCATTACCGCTGCGGATAAGGCGACTTGCCGCCATCGCTGATGAATTGATCGATCCGCGCATTCAGTACCGGCAGCGGGACCGAACCGGTGGACAGCACGGCATCGTGGAAGGCCCGGATGTCGAATTTTGTCCCAAGGGCTTGCTCGGCGCGGGTGCGGTCATCACGTATCGCCATCTCGCCCAGGTAATAGGACAAGGCCTGGGCCGGCCAGCTGATATAGCGATCAACTTCGGTTTCGATTTCATGATCGGCCAGCGCGGTGTTCTCGCGCAGGTAATCCTGCGCTTGTTCGCGCGTCCAATGCAGATGATGCAGGCCGGTGTCGACTACCAGTCGCGCCGCACGCCAAGCCTGGTAGCTCAGGTAACCGAAACGTGCGTAGGGCGTGGTGTACATGCCCATTTCCTGGCCCAGGTATTCGCTATACAGCGCCCAGCCTTCACCGTAGGCCGAGATGTAGTTGCGGCGACGGAAGTCGGGCAAGCCATCCATCTCGGCGGCCAGCGGCATCTGCAAGGCATGGCCGGGTGAAGATTCGTGCAGCGTCAGTGCCGGCAACGAGTAAGTCGGGCGGGAAGGCAGGTCATACGTATTGACCAGGTAGGTGCCCGGGCCGCCCCGGCCACTGGTATAGATCGGCGCCAGCTCTGCCGGCACCGGTTCGATCGCAAAGCGACGTCGCGGCAGGCGGCCGATGTAGTCGCCAACCTTACCATCAACCTGCTTGGCGATCCATGCAGCGTCCTTGAGCAATTCGTCCGGTGTCTTGGCGTAGAACTGCGGGTCGGTACGCAGGAAATGCAGGAAATCGGCAAAGCTGCCCTTGAAGCCGGTCTCCTTGATGGTGTCCAGCATCTGCTGATGAATGCTGGTCATTTCCTGAAGCCCCAGCGCGTGGATCGCATCGGGGTTCATGTCCAGCGTGGTGTATTCGAGAATCTGTGAGCGATAGAACGCTTTGCCGTCAGGCAGGTCTTCAGCGGCGAGACTGTCGCGCGCTTTGGGGATGTACTCGTTGCGCATGAAGGCGAGTAGCTTGGCGTAGGCGGGGATGACATCATGCTTGATTGCAGCGAGTGCTTCGGCGCGAAGCCGGGCTTGTTCCTCTGCCTGAATGACTGTGGGCATTTTCTTGTAAGGCGTGTAGAACAGGTTCTGCTCGCCGATGGCGTCGGCGATGGTCGCGATCGCCTCATCACGTCCCTTGAGGATGATCTTCGGCTGGACGAAGCCGTGCGCCAGGCCTAAACGCATATTGGCGATCTGCTCGTCGAAATAGCGCGGCATATCATGCAGCTGGCCGAGATAGTCCTGATAGCTCTTCAGAGAAGTAAACGTGCCGCGTGCGGTAAAGCCGAGATCGCTCCAAAACGCCGAATCGCTGTTGAACGGCATTTCCCACATGCGGAATTTCTGTCTTGCCAGCAGTACTTCGATCTGTTGTTTGTAGACGGCGTAATTGACCGGGTCCTCGCCTTTCAACCGATTCTTGGGGATCGCATTGAGCCGATTGAGCACCTTGGTCCAGTACTGCTCGCGCATGGTTTGGGCAGCGGCGTCCACTTTGGGCAGATGGTCGGCTGGAGACCCCTGGCTGTCCTCATCGTCAGCGCCGGCAAACTGTTGCTGACGCCACAGCCATTCCTGCGTGTACAGCGCATGGAACTGCTGGCTGGCGTCGGTCACGGGTGGTGCGGTAGCAGCAAGCGCGGCAGCCGCTGAGAAGATGTACAGTCCAAACAAGCAGGCAAAGCGTGCGCGCGAAGATATCATCGGAACCGTTTCTGTCGATAGTGATGCGATCATGCATAGGCGCAGACCGCCAGGATAAAAAGCCTGGAAAAAGGCCACAGACCGTCTTCAGGTCGGCTTGACCTCTTCAAAGCGGCGTGCCAGTTCCTGGCGCAACTGCTTGCGCAGGATGGCGCCTTCAAAGCGCCGTTTCTCCTCAGCGCTGAACGGCCGCAACGGTGGTACGGCGATCGGCCGCCGTTCGTGATCCACGGCCACCATCGTGAAAAAACAACTGTTCACATGACGCACCACTTGGGTGCGGATGTCCTCGGCCACGACCTTGATGCCGACTTCCATCGATGAAGTGCCTGTGTGGTTGACGCTGGCCAGGAAGCTGACCAGCTCGCCGACATGAATCGGCTGGCGGAAAGTGACCTGGTCCACACTCAGGGTCACCACGTATTGCGCCGCATAGCGGCTGGCGCAGGCATACGCCACCTGGTCGAGCAGCTTGAGAATGGCGCCGCCATGGACGTTACCGGAAAAATTAGCCATATCGGGCGACATCAGTATGGTCATGGTGAGCTGGTGAGATGGCATATCCATAGTTGACGGTGTTCTCTTTGTTCTAAAAGTGGGAAAGGGCGGCTACAAGCCTATCCTAAAATGCCCGGCGCGGGCAAGGCACGGGGCCGATATCATGGACAAAACCCAGGATCGGCGACGGTATTATAATGAGATCCGTTGCTGGCCGGCATTGCCCTGGACGATACCGGCGCATTCACTCGCGGTGCGATGAAAAGCCTCCCCGGTGAAAATTGGCAAATTCCGAAAAACGAATAAAACATTTTGCCAGGTCAAAAAGGAGTCGGTCCATGCGGTATTTACTAGCATTACCTTTCATCGGCCTTTTGTGGGTGCCATTTTATAACCATGAATTGCCCGCCTTGTTCGGCTTTCCCTTCTTTTACTGGTATCAATTTCTCTGGGTGCCGTTGACTGCGCTCATCATCTGGCTGGTCTATCGCAACGACCTGAAAAAGGGAGTCGAATAATGGATGGCCAGATCAACTGGACCGCGCTGTCGGTTTTTGTATTTTTCTTCGCACTCGTCACGGTGATGGGTTTCTGGGCCTCGCGCTGGCAAAGCGGCAAAAGCAACAAGGGGCAGCATCTGGATGAATGGGGCCTGGGCGGCCGTAACTTCGGCACCTGGATCACCTGGTTTCTGGTCGGCGGCGATTTCTATACCGCCTATACCGTGATTGCCGTCCCAGCGCTGGTCTATGCGGTGGGCGCTTACGGCTTCTTCGCCTTGCCCTATACGATCCTGGTGTATCCGATCGTGTTCGTGATCATGCCCAAGCTCTGGCATGCCGCCCATAAGGCGGGTCATGTGACCGCTGCCGATGTCGTCTACGGGCGCTACTCCTCGCGCAAGCTGGAATTCGCGATTGCGCTGACCGGCGTGTTTGCCACCATGCCTTACATCTCGCTGCAGCTGATCGGTATGGAAGTCGTGATCAAGGCGCTCGGCATCAGCGGCGAGCTGCCATTGCTGGCGGCCTTCGTGATACTGGCCCTGTACACCTATTCGGCCGGGTTGCGGGCACCGGCGCTGATCGCTTTCGTCAAGGATCTGATGATCTATATCGTGGTCCTCGTCGCAGTGGTGCTGGTGCCGATGAAACTGGGCGGGTACGGCGTGGTGTTCGCTTCCGCCAGCGATGCTTTCGCCGCCAAAGGCGGTGCAACCGGGCTGACCTTGAAATCTGCGCAAATCCTGCCGTTTGCCACCTTGGCGCTGGGTTCGGCCATGGCGGCGTTCATGTATCCGCACACGCTGACCGGTATTTTTGCCGCCAAGAGCGCCGACACCATCCGCAAGAATGCCGTTTTCCTGCCAGCCTATACCGTGCTGCTTGGACTGATCGCCTTGCTGGGTTTCATGGCATATGCAGCGCATATCAAGGTGGAAAACAATAACGACGTAGTGCCGGCCCTGTTCAATGCACTGTTTCCAAGCTGGTTCAGCGGCTTTGCGTTTGCGGCTATCGCCATCGGCGCGCTGGTGCCGGCTGCGGTGATGTCGATCGGCGCAGCCAATCTGTTCACCCGCAATTTCTGGAAACCGTACGTCAATCCGGAGGTCACGCCCGCCGGCGAGGCCAAGGTTGCCAAGATCGTTTCGCTGGCGGTCAAGCTCGGCGCGGTAGTGTTCATTCTTTTCTTGCCGACCAAGTTCGCGCTTGATCTTCAACTGCTGGGCGGCGTCTGGATCCTGCAAACCTTTCCTGCCGTGGTCTTCGGGCTATTCTTCGGCTGGTTCGGACCGAATGCCTTGCTCGCCGGTTGGGCGGTGGGTATTGCCGGTGGCAGTTGGCTTGCCTATGCGGACGGCATCAAGCCTGTGCATACCTTGCACTTCGGCGGCGACAGTTATACCGTCTACACGGGTCTTCTGGCGCTGTTGCTCAATGTTGCGGTCGCGGTTGTGATTCAGCTATTGTCGGGCGGACGCTCCAAACAACAACTGTCGGCTGATGCGGCATCTTGATCGCCAGGTGAAAAACGCTTGTGCATGCCGGGCTTTCCAGAAGAAAGCCCAGCATGCAGACCCATCAACCGGATTTATGAAAAATCAGCCTTCAAAGTGAGAAAAGCCTGGCGCGGCGGAATCGGATAGGTGTTGTAAGTACCGCTGGCGGCGCCGACTACTACTTCCAATACCCCCTGGCGGTTAGCCAGGTTGGCCACGTTGAAATTCCAGCGCGGATTTTTCAGCAAACTACCCATGTACGGCAGCTTGCCTGACAGGTTCAAGCCCATCAGGAAATAGCTGGAGACATGCAAGTCGTTGGTATAGGTCGCATAACGCTTGCCGACGAAATCGCCGATCAGCTGGACTTCAACTCCGGCCACGGTCGCAGTGGCGACGAATTTATTCATCCAGGTAGGCGCCCCTGGCACAGTCTTGCCCGCAGTCTGCACCACGCTCGTGCCCGACGTGTAGTTGTCTTCGTATTGGGAGTGATTGTAAGAGATGGCGTCGTAGAACGAGACGTTGTTGCCGAAGTGCAGGGTGCCTGCCAGGTCGACGCCATCGGTTTTGACGCTGCCGACGTTGGCCAAAATAGCGTTACCGCCGATGATCGAACTGATGACCGGAGTAGGGCTGATCGATAGCAGGCGGTTGCTGAAATCCACATGGTAGAGGTCGATCTGGCCGTCGAATGCTTTGACGACGCCCCAGTCCAGTTGTCGCGTATCGCGCAAGCCTAGCTCATAGGTAATCGACGTTTCCGGTTTGGCCGTGGACTTGAACAGGTCGAACGCCTGTTGGCTGGCCAGGCTCCATGGCGATGCGCCGCCTGCGCCGTAAGTAACGAACTGGCGCATGTTCTTCTGGATATTGGCGAATATCTGGTCTTGTTTCGACAAATCCCAGCGCACACCCACACCCGGCAGGAACCAGCTCTTGGTCACGATTTCCCCGACCGGCAAGGCTTGCGATCCGTTACCGATTGCCGCCGGCGCTTCCTGCACCGGGAACTGGCCGTCGGCGAATTGCAGGCTGGACTTGAAGCCGGCTTGCAGCGCCAGGTTCGGCCGCAATTTCCATTCATCCTGCAAGTGGAACTGGGCCACCTTGTTGTCAATGCCGCTGCCATATTGGGTAATCAGCGGATTCGATGGACGGGTGTAAGGCGAGCTCGGATTGTTGACATCCAAGGCGTACCAGCGGCGATAGGCCTCCGAACGGTTGTGCTCCAGCCAGATACCGGTCTCGATCTGATGGTTGCCAAGGTCCCAGTGCAGCGTCGAGATATAGCCGTCGCGGTTGATGGTGTATTCGGTGGTGCGGGTGGCGTAGCCGGAATTGCCAAAGACCTGCTTCAGGTTCTGGTTCGGATAGTACACCGCGAACAGCGCCGGCAAGCCCGCCACGCCGATCGGGCCGGCAACCACGCCGACGCCATCGTCATGATGGAAATAGATCTGGTTGGTCCAGGTCAGATCAGGACTGATATTGGCTTCGTATTTGGCGTAGGTCAAAAAATCGGTACGCTGCGCATCGCTGTAATAGTTGTGGTAGTTGTTGCCATCGGCCGCCGGCGTGGCTCCGGTCGGCGACAGATACGCTTGCGCCGCAGCGAAATTCGGGTACAGGAAGGAACGCGTGTAGGGCGCGCTGGTTTCGCCTGCCACATGCACGGTCGAATCTTCGTTGGGTTCAGTCTTGTCGGAATAATCGGCAAACAGGGTCAGCCTGCCCGCGCTGCTATCGTGCACGAATTTGGCGTTGAACTGGTCGTTGCTCTGGCGGCCGTTGAAATCCCAGGCACGGGCTTCATGGTGCAGCGCTGAAAAATAGGCGCTGTTGCCATCGCCGAATTCACCGGTATCGACACGGATAAAGGTTCGCGACGTATTGTGGCTGCCGACGGTTTGCTGGACGTTGACGTTGTACTTCTGCAGCGGATCGCTGGAAAAGGTGTCGATGGTGCCGCCCAGGTTGCTGGTGGATGCCGTGCCCAGATCGCCGGCGCCAGTCGACAGGACCACGCTGCGCACGTTTTCGCTCGTGACGGCGCGTTGCGGCGACAAGCCGTTGTAGTTACCGTACTGCTGGTCGCCGAGCGGCACGCCATCCATGGTGTAGCCGAGCTGCTGGCCGTTGAAGCCATGCACGAACAGCGACAGGTTCTGTTCATTGTTGCCCCAAGGGTCGGCCGTCTGGAAGCTGACGCCAGGCAGCGTTTCCAATGCCTTCAGAGGATTCACGCCAGGCAGGATTTTCTGGATTTCATTGCCGCTCATGGATACCGTTGAACGCGTCTTGCGTGTTGAAATTTCGACGGTGGTTATCTGGCCGCCGTCTTTATCCGGCGCAGCCTCTGTTCCGCCGGTAGTGGTAGCGCTAACGTCTTGAGCAACAGTTTGTGCAGCTGCGTGGCCGCCGGCCAAGCTGGCGCAAAGCGCGGAAACAGCGAAAGCGATGCGCGCAGATTTACGGCGCACTACGGGATGCGAATGCTTGTTCATCAAAGACCTTTGGAAGGAAACAGGGGACGGAAAGTCGTCGTGCGAGAGACTAGCCTGCTGTCGTTACAGGGGAATGACGAACAATCCATGATGTGCAAGGCATGTGGCTTTTACGCCACTCGCTTCGCATTTCCAGAGGAGATGGAGATACAGTGCCGGTTGTCAGAGACCGGCTTTTTAAAGCAGCTTTCGATTGCTTTTTACCGCTCCGCTGTTTGCATATCAATAATCTTACGAAAGCTGCGGCGTTTCAAACCGGCGGTTTTCAAGCACCGGTAAAACACTCCTTGCATAGGCGATGCGCAGCGGGTCGATCTCGGCGAAAATCAGCGCCGGTCCTTCTGCGGCGCGCGCCACGGCCACTCCCAGGGGATCTACCACCATGCTATTGCCGATATTGCGCGGTCCGCATTCGCCGGCAGCAGCGACATAACAGGTGTTTTCCAATGCCCGAGCGGTAACCAGTACCTCCCAATGCGCTTCCTTCAGCGGTCCTCTGAGCCAGGCGGATGGAAGAACCAGCAACTCGGCGCCGTCCAGCACCAGGCGGCGCGCCAGTTCTGGGAAACGGACATCGTAGCAAGTCATCAAGCCAACCTTGAGACCCGCAACCTCCAGCAAAGGAGGAATCGCATCGCCGGGGCTGACGTTGGTCGACTCTTTCACGGAAAACGCGTCGTACAGATGCAGTTTGCGATATTGCGCAATGATTTCTCCGTTGCGCATCGCGATGAGCAGGTTGAAGACCCGTTCATGCCCGGCCGGGACGTGGACGCACATGACCACGGTAAGGGCAGAACCACGGCTGGCGGCCAGAAGCTGGGTCACGAACGGACCGTCCAGCGGTTGCGCCGACTTGAGCACAATATCGGGATCGGCAATGTCCCGCGCCAACACGCCTTCCGGCAACACCAGCAGATCAGCGGCGGCCTGTTGTGCTTGCGCCATCAAATCGATGCAAGTCTTTACATTTTCCTGCCATTCCCGCCTGACGGCAAACTGTCCGAGAGCAACTTTCATAATACGCGTCCGTTTGTATGCTTGAATAGAAGTCTACACCCGCTTGGCGAGAAACGGCTTTGCCCGATGTGCCACGACACTGGGGCGTATCGGACGCTTGGCCATATGCCGGCAAGGCCGGGCTGTTCCTGACGTTCGATAATGACGCGCCCATGGTTTTCAATATCGTCTTTGCACGTAGAATGGGTGATAGTAAAGAGGTAGCGCAGGATTGCGTTATCTCTCAGCGGCAATCTGCATGATGCAACTTCCTTTGATCAACGCGAAGGCGGAGGACACATGAACCAGCGATACGACGCAATTGTCATCGGCACCGGGCAGTCCGGTCCATCCCTGGCGGTACGGCTGGCGCAAGCCGGCCGCAAGACCGCCATCATAGAACGCAAGCGATTTGGCGGCACCTGCGTCAATAACGGCTGCATACCGACCAAGACCCTGATCGCCAGCGCTCGGGTGGCGCACATGGCGCGGCGCAGCGCCGAATTCGGTGTGCTGATCGACAGCCCCGTAAATGTCGACATGGCGCTCGTCAAAGCGCGCAAGGATTTGATCGTCAAGCAATCCAATGAAGGCGTCGCCACATGGCTCAGGAACACGCAAAACCTGACGGTGATCGAGGGACATGCCCG from the Collimonas arenae genome contains:
- the mctP gene encoding monocarboxylate uptake permease MctP, with the protein product MDGQINWTALSVFVFFFALVTVMGFWASRWQSGKSNKGQHLDEWGLGGRNFGTWITWFLVGGDFYTAYTVIAVPALVYAVGAYGFFALPYTILVYPIVFVIMPKLWHAAHKAGHVTAADVVYGRYSSRKLEFAIALTGVFATMPYISLQLIGMEVVIKALGISGELPLLAAFVILALYTYSAGLRAPALIAFVKDLMIYIVVLVAVVLVPMKLGGYGVVFASASDAFAAKGGATGLTLKSAQILPFATLALGSAMAAFMYPHTLTGIFAAKSADTIRKNAVFLPAYTVLLGLIALLGFMAYAAHIKVENNNDVVPALFNALFPSWFSGFAFAAIAIGALVPAAVMSIGAANLFTRNFWKPYVNPEVTPAGEAKVAKIVSLAVKLGAVVFILFLPTKFALDLQLLGGVWILQTFPAVVFGLFFGWFGPNALLAGWAVGIAGGSWLAYADGIKPVHTLHFGGDSYTVYTGLLALLLNVAVAVVIQLLSGGRSKQQLSADAAS
- a CDS encoding DUF3311 domain-containing protein yields the protein MRYLLALPFIGLLWVPFYNHELPALFGFPFFYWYQFLWVPLTALIIWLVYRNDLKKGVE
- a CDS encoding transporter substrate-binding domain-containing protein, whose product is MRLAKLLLLLSLNAFLVCAQSARADGLSDVQKRGILRVAVPQDFAPFGSVTPGLKLQGLDIDVAALIAKNMGVKLELVPVSSANRIAYLQTHKADLVISTLGKNAEREKVIAFSQPYSPYNNSVFGPAGIKVSGPADLAGKTIGVARGTFQDSQLTDTAPASATIKRYEDNNGMISAYLAGQVQLVGTGDFVAVALAGKAAGNKPQMKYIIQESACYVGLLKEEPALMASVNAALTQAKKDNALNGIVQKWLNVPLPGKLAKQLE
- a CDS encoding TonB-dependent receptor — encoded protein: MNKHSHPVVRRKSARIAFAVSALCASLAGGHAAAQTVAQDVSATTTGGTEAAPDKDGGQITTVEISTRKTRSTVSMSGNEIQKILPGVNPLKALETLPGVSFQTADPWGNNEQNLSLFVHGFNGQQLGYTMDGVPLGDQQYGNYNGLSPQRAVTSENVRSVVLSTGAGDLGTASTSNLGGTIDTFSSDPLQKYNVNVQQTVGSHNTSRTFIRVDTGEFGDGNSAYFSALHHEARAWDFNGRQSNDQFNAKFVHDSSAGRLTLFADYSDKTEPNEDSTVHVAGETSAPYTRSFLYPNFAAAQAYLSPTGATPAADGNNYHNYYSDAQRTDFLTYAKYEANISPDLTWTNQIYFHHDDGVGVVAGPIGVAGLPALFAVYYPNQNLKQVFGNSGYATRTTEYTINRDGYISTLHWDLGNHQIETGIWLEHNRSEAYRRWYALDVNNPSSPYTRPSNPLITQYGSGIDNKVAQFHLQDEWKLRPNLALQAGFKSSLQFADGQFPVQEAPAAIGNGSQALPVGEIVTKSWFLPGVGVRWDLSKQDQIFANIQKNMRQFVTYGAGGASPWSLASQQAFDLFKSTAKPETSITYELGLRDTRQLDWGVVKAFDGQIDLYHVDFSNRLLSISPTPVISSIIGGNAILANVGSVKTDGVDLAGTLHFGNNVSFYDAISYNHSQYEDNYTSGTSVVQTAGKTVPGAPTWMNKFVATATVAGVEVQLIGDFVGKRYATYTNDLHVSSYFLMGLNLSGKLPYMGSLLKNPRWNFNVANLANRQGVLEVVVGAASGTYNTYPIPPRQAFLTLKADFS
- a CDS encoding DUF885 domain-containing protein → MIASLSTETVPMISSRARFACLFGLYIFSAAAALAATAPPVTDASQQFHALYTQEWLWRQQQFAGADDEDSQGSPADHLPKVDAAAQTMREQYWTKVLNRLNAIPKNRLKGEDPVNYAVYKQQIEVLLARQKFRMWEMPFNSDSAFWSDLGFTARGTFTSLKSYQDYLGQLHDMPRYFDEQIANMRLGLAHGFVQPKIILKGRDEAIATIADAIGEQNLFYTPYKKMPTVIQAEEQARLRAEALAAIKHDVIPAYAKLLAFMRNEYIPKARDSLAAEDLPDGKAFYRSQILEYTTLDMNPDAIHALGLQEMTSIHQQMLDTIKETGFKGSFADFLHFLRTDPQFYAKTPDELLKDAAWIAKQVDGKVGDYIGRLPRRRFAIEPVPAELAPIYTSGRGGPGTYLVNTYDLPSRPTYSLPALTLHESSPGHALQMPLAAEMDGLPDFRRRNYISAYGEGWALYSEYLGQEMGMYTTPYARFGYLSYQAWRAARLVVDTGLHHLHWTREQAQDYLRENTALADHEIETEVDRYISWPAQALSYYLGEMAIRDDRTRAEQALGTKFDIRAFHDAVLSTGSVPLPVLNARIDQFISDGGKSPYPQR
- a CDS encoding deaminated glutathione amidase, giving the protein MKVALGQFAVRREWQENVKTCIDLMAQAQQAAADLLVLPEGVLARDIADPDIVLKSAQPLDGPFVTQLLAASRGSALTVVMCVHVPAGHERVFNLLIAMRNGEIIAQYRKLHLYDAFSVKESTNVSPGDAIPPLLEVAGLKVGLMTCYDVRFPELARRLVLDGAELLVLPSAWLRGPLKEAHWEVLVTARALENTCYVAAAGECGPRNIGNSMVVDPLGVAVARAAEGPALIFAEIDPLRIAYARSVLPVLENRRFETPQLS
- a CDS encoding acyl-CoA thioesterase → MDMPSHQLTMTILMSPDMANFSGNVHGGAILKLLDQVAYACASRYAAQYVVTLSVDQVTFRQPIHVGELVSFLASVNHTGTSSMEVGIKVVAEDIRTQVVRHVNSCFFTMVAVDHERRPIAVPPLRPFSAEEKRRFEGAILRKQLRQELARRFEEVKPT